The following proteins are encoded in a genomic region of Ornithinibacillus sp. 4-3:
- a CDS encoding ATP-binding protein, with amino-acid sequence MTTSTKKIKLSYIFYILLFIIFLVALRWIWYQQLSSPNSPTVKEGVLDLRGIELEDLNTFPMNGEWLFYPEQWVDASNVNEASQGQMLQVPANWTADSGAYGYGTYHLRILLDRPLSESLGIWFQSIYTASEVEFNGETIARLGKLAEEKSGQVSETRPFLVTYDSKGQTELDLFVRVANYQSPLQGGLIKSVQFGTHDNVNQKYLSSIGFQLIVCVIFLLHALYALIIYLMDVRKKEFIIFLFMMVTGAMTIAFNYNGFLYMLIPIEFEWLVKLKAFASIWFAFCALLMARVFIGIRHNSKIFYSYFFLLITFTLFILAGPEEIVLYSIEKDYYRLFYYTSLLWTGYYFMKMVLNKAEGAIFLLFAVISVFSNVLWGYVYYAGTAQFMFYPIDLIAAITCFSAYWFKRYFHNSNKVSLLNTQLTEANRLKDRFLANTSHELRTPLHGIINIAQSVLTKKKHVLDNQSQRDMDLLIKISRQMSSMINDLLDVVRLQDKRIAMRMMEVDVQSVATGVLDMLQFLTDGTKVELRMNIEDDLPHVHADEKRLVQILINLVHNALKYTKEGIVELTAEQDQEHVWIKVKDTGIGMDEATQKRAFMRYEQGTFGEGGIGLGLNICKELIELHGSELIVQSQLDKGSVFSFKLPIFDESLQSSIPVNMEKIEHSLADVRAQITGEIAAASYDIKETLQIQMPHTSIERFRVLVVDDDSVNLKVITHILSSEDYQIETVNSANEAMDKLSDEQWDLIIADVMMPDTSGYELTRMIRKRFSMFELPIILLTARDEPEDIYAGFLAGANDYVTKPTDALELKYRAWSLSSLKRAVNDRLSMEAAYLQAQIQPHFLFNTLNSILSLSYTDVKKMRNLAEVFASYLRISFEFLTASKLVPLSRELELVQNYLYIQQQRFGERLQVEWEVNTDTEILVPPLIVQPLVENAVRHGVLNQLKGGTLRIRIEKRADAVHFAIIDTGSGMDDEQIKVLLSPENKEQRGIGLFNTHSRLIRMYGQGLHIQSKLGEGTTVSFIIPDKIR; translated from the coding sequence ATGACAACTTCAACGAAAAAAATAAAACTTAGCTATATTTTTTACATATTATTATTTATCATTTTTCTCGTTGCACTGCGTTGGATTTGGTATCAGCAGCTCTCATCTCCAAATTCGCCAACTGTAAAAGAAGGTGTATTGGATTTACGAGGTATCGAGCTTGAAGATTTAAATACCTTTCCTATGAATGGAGAGTGGTTGTTTTATCCTGAACAATGGGTAGATGCATCCAATGTGAACGAAGCTTCGCAAGGGCAAATGTTGCAGGTTCCAGCTAACTGGACTGCAGATAGCGGGGCATATGGATATGGGACCTACCATTTGCGTATTTTACTCGACCGTCCATTATCAGAGTCGCTTGGTATTTGGTTTCAATCAATCTATACTGCTTCTGAAGTAGAATTTAATGGAGAAACAATCGCTCGACTCGGTAAACTTGCTGAAGAGAAAAGTGGACAAGTTTCCGAAACGAGGCCATTTTTAGTAACTTATGATTCTAAAGGACAAACTGAACTGGATCTATTCGTTCGGGTAGCAAATTATCAGTCGCCACTTCAAGGTGGTCTCATCAAGTCAGTGCAGTTTGGTACACATGACAATGTCAATCAAAAGTACTTGAGTTCTATTGGTTTTCAGCTCATCGTTTGTGTCATTTTTCTACTTCATGCATTGTATGCATTAATCATTTACTTAATGGATGTACGAAAAAAAGAGTTTATTATCTTTTTATTCATGATGGTTACAGGAGCCATGACGATTGCCTTTAATTACAATGGTTTTTTATACATGTTAATTCCTATCGAATTTGAATGGTTAGTGAAATTGAAGGCTTTTGCATCCATCTGGTTTGCCTTTTGTGCCTTATTGATGGCAAGAGTGTTCATTGGAATTCGTCATAATAGCAAAATATTTTATAGTTATTTCTTCTTGCTGATTACTTTCACTCTTTTTATTTTAGCTGGACCAGAAGAAATCGTCCTCTATTCGATTGAAAAAGATTACTACAGACTTTTTTATTACACTTCATTACTTTGGACAGGCTATTATTTTATGAAGATGGTGCTCAACAAAGCTGAAGGTGCAATATTTTTATTATTTGCAGTCATTTCTGTATTTAGTAATGTTCTTTGGGGTTACGTGTACTACGCTGGAACGGCGCAATTTATGTTTTATCCGATAGATTTGATTGCTGCGATTACATGTTTCTCTGCTTATTGGTTTAAAAGGTATTTTCATAATTCAAATAAAGTTTCATTACTCAATACACAATTGACAGAGGCGAACAGGTTAAAGGATCGCTTTCTTGCTAATACATCTCATGAATTGCGCACACCGCTTCACGGCATTATAAACATTGCCCAGAGTGTGCTAACAAAAAAGAAGCATGTACTGGATAACCAAAGTCAACGAGACATGGATCTACTTATTAAAATTAGCCGTCAGATGTCCTCTATGATTAACGACTTGTTGGATGTCGTAAGATTACAGGATAAACGGATTGCAATGCGTATGATGGAAGTCGACGTTCAGTCCGTTGCCACAGGTGTACTGGATATGTTGCAATTTTTGACTGACGGTACAAAAGTGGAACTACGAATGAACATAGAGGATGATTTGCCACATGTTCATGCGGATGAAAAGCGGTTAGTACAAATTCTCATTAATTTAGTGCATAACGCATTAAAGTACACGAAAGAAGGAATCGTTGAGCTTACAGCTGAACAAGATCAAGAGCATGTATGGATAAAAGTAAAAGATACAGGTATAGGTATGGATGAAGCAACACAAAAACGTGCATTTATGAGATATGAGCAAGGGACCTTTGGCGAAGGTGGTATTGGACTTGGGCTCAACATTTGCAAAGAACTAATTGAATTGCATGGCAGTGAGTTAATTGTCCAGTCACAATTGGATAAAGGAAGTGTATTTAGCTTTAAATTGCCCATTTTTGATGAGAGTCTACAGTCATCCATTCCTGTTAATATGGAGAAAATCGAACATTCGTTGGCAGATGTACGAGCGCAAATCACAGGAGAAATAGCAGCAGCTAGTTATGACATTAAAGAAACGCTTCAAATTCAAATGCCTCACACAAGCATAGAGCGTTTCCGCGTGCTAGTAGTTGATGATGATTCAGTTAATTTAAAGGTAATTACTCATATTTTATCAAGTGAAGATTACCAGATAGAAACAGTGAATTCCGCAAATGAAGCGATGGATAAATTATCTGATGAGCAATGGGATCTCATCATTGCCGATGTAATGATGCCAGACACATCGGGATACGAACTGACACGAATGATTCGCAAGCGATTCTCGATGTTTGAGCTACCTATTATTCTGCTCACTGCTCGTGATGAACCAGAAGATATTTATGCAGGTTTTCTTGCTGGAGCGAACGATTATGTCACTAAGCCTACTGATGCTTTGGAATTAAAATATCGTGCTTGGTCACTTTCATCATTGAAACGAGCGGTTAATGATCGTTTAAGTATGGAGGCAGCTTATTTACAAGCGCAAATTCAACCGCATTTTCTCTTTAATACGTTGAATTCAATTCTGTCTTTAAGTTATACTGATGTGAAAAAGATGAGGAATCTTGCAGAGGTATTCGCATCGTATTTGCGAATCAGTTTTGAATTTTTAACTGCAAGCAAGCTAGTACCGTTGTCGCGAGAACTTGAACTGGTACAGAACTACCTGTATATCCAACAACAGCGTTTTGGAGAACGATTGCAAGTAGAATGGGAGGTAAATACAGATACTGAAATTCTCGTCCCTCCACTTATTGTTCAACCGTTAGTGGAGAATGCCGTTCGACATGGTGTTTTAAATCAGTTAAAAGGTGGAACGTTACGTATTCGAATTGAGAAGCGAGCAGATGCAGTTCATTTTGCTATCATAGATACTGGAAGTGGTATGGATGATGAACAGATTAAAGTGTTACTGAGCCCAGAAAATAAAGAACAACGAGGGATTGGTCTGTTTAATACACATAGCCGTTTGATACGAATGTATGGACAAGGATTGCACATTCAAAGTAAGCTAGGCGAAGGAACAACGGTGTCTTTCATTATTCCTGACAAGATACGGTAG
- a CDS encoding metallophosphoesterase, protein MAIIYAVSDIHGDYEAMLDTLSLVDLDSDRNHKLIFLGDYLDRGKDSCRVLYHIKKLEEQYPKQVISLLGNHEQMFMEWFTLKDRLQWLAQEANFITVKSFFSSEQLNEILLNIERKKESYSEISQYMVKEIRKSHSELLDWLANKEKEPLFYETDNQIYVHAGICETDESLWKHATDPYDFTWKYPPETGVFYKDIIAGHTSTVVVSNDNNYLGKVYWDKESHFFIDGETTKSNIVPLLKFDTCTGIYSSYEKQMDGSWSEYQITKKVPYNL, encoded by the coding sequence ATGGCAATAATATATGCTGTTAGCGATATCCACGGAGATTATGAAGCTATGCTTGACACGCTAAGTCTAGTTGATTTAGATTCTGATAGAAATCATAAACTAATTTTTCTTGGTGATTATTTAGACAGAGGAAAAGATAGCTGTCGGGTACTTTACCATATAAAAAAATTAGAAGAACAATATCCTAAACAGGTCATTAGTTTACTAGGGAATCACGAACAAATGTTTATGGAATGGTTCACTTTAAAGGATAGATTACAATGGCTTGCACAAGAAGCAAACTTTATTACTGTCAAAAGCTTTTTTTCTAGTGAACAGCTTAATGAAATACTTTTAAATATAGAAAGAAAAAAAGAATCCTATTCGGAAATTAGTCAATATATGGTGAAGGAAATAAGAAAATCTCATTCAGAGCTTTTAGATTGGCTTGCTAACAAAGAAAAAGAACCATTATTTTATGAAACAGATAATCAAATATATGTGCATGCGGGCATTTGTGAAACAGATGAATCTTTATGGAAGCATGCAACAGATCCTTATGACTTTACATGGAAATATCCACCTGAAACGGGCGTGTTTTATAAAGATATTATTGCAGGCCATACTTCAACAGTGGTTGTGTCGAATGATAACAATTATCTAGGAAAAGTATATTGGGATAAGGAGAGTCATTTCTTTATTGATGGGGAAACAACAAAAAGTAACATAGTGCCTTTATTAAAGTTTGATACTTGTACAGGGATATATTCTAGTTACGAGAAACAAATGGACGGTTCGTGGTCAGAATATCAAATAACTAAGAAGGTACCTTATAATCTATAG
- the istA gene encoding IS21 family transposase produces MLAVAQIDYIRHEVNQKGGTYSSVARKMELDPRTVSKYANQEEFPVKKPQKRSSRVMDPVKPILDKWIREDLKKKKKNHRTAKRMYEQLVKFHSFEGSARTVRDYVSRRKKELKEYIEGASLPLESIPGTAQVDFGTAPFLYESEIIDLPYLVMSFPYSNSFLFQVFPSENTECLLEGLQRMFHYMGGVPTTIRFDNLSPAVKKIKGKGERELTDTFERFVLHYGFSYEFCNPGKGNEKGHVEAMVKYVRNNFLLPECTIVDLDQFNETLWQCAEEDRNRPHYLKETLQSELYKEDKKEWLILPEKKFECVRYQEVKADKYGIINIDNKEYSTSPRFAKQRINICVTYNSIIVLNEERQVIVKHSRLYGVKRRSMNWQPYLHLLSKRPKAIKYSSLYDQFPLEWSNFLRDCTEEEQKEVLRLLATLLKNDDFTLLNEALELASSHGHPSADQIKHCFYSLLNQGTSYEAITPRLNVPTVPSATRGLSHYDAFFQGGTSE; encoded by the coding sequence ATGTTAGCAGTGGCACAAATTGATTATATCAGACATGAAGTGAATCAAAAAGGTGGAACTTATTCCAGTGTGGCAAGAAAGATGGAGCTGGATCCTCGTACAGTTTCTAAGTATGCGAATCAAGAAGAGTTTCCAGTAAAAAAACCACAGAAAAGAAGCTCTAGAGTGATGGATCCAGTGAAGCCTATTTTAGATAAGTGGATTCGAGAAGACTTAAAAAAGAAAAAGAAGAATCATAGAACTGCCAAAAGAATGTACGAGCAGTTAGTTAAGTTTCATAGCTTCGAAGGTTCTGCACGTACAGTTCGTGACTATGTTTCAAGAAGGAAGAAAGAGCTAAAAGAATATATAGAAGGAGCTTCATTACCTCTTGAATCCATACCAGGAACAGCACAAGTTGATTTTGGTACAGCACCCTTCTTATATGAATCAGAGATAATAGACCTACCGTATTTAGTGATGTCATTTCCGTACAGTAATTCATTCCTGTTTCAGGTATTTCCTTCGGAAAACACTGAGTGTTTACTAGAGGGTCTACAACGTATGTTTCACTATATGGGTGGTGTGCCGACAACGATACGATTCGATAACTTATCCCCCGCTGTGAAAAAGATAAAAGGTAAGGGTGAACGTGAACTCACTGATACATTTGAACGTTTTGTCTTACACTATGGGTTCAGTTACGAATTTTGTAATCCTGGGAAGGGGAATGAAAAAGGACACGTTGAAGCAATGGTGAAATATGTTCGAAATAACTTCTTATTACCCGAGTGCACCATAGTGGATCTCGACCAATTTAATGAAACACTTTGGCAATGCGCAGAGGAAGACCGAAATCGTCCACACTACTTAAAAGAAACGCTTCAATCAGAGTTATATAAGGAAGACAAAAAGGAATGGCTTATCCTTCCTGAGAAGAAGTTTGAATGTGTGCGTTATCAGGAAGTGAAGGCAGATAAATACGGGATTATAAACATCGATAACAAGGAATATTCAACGTCGCCTAGATTTGCCAAGCAGCGCATAAATATTTGTGTAACCTATAACTCTATTATTGTATTGAACGAAGAACGTCAGGTTATTGTAAAGCATTCTCGTTTATATGGAGTAAAAAGAAGGTCGATGAACTGGCAACCATATTTACACTTACTATCAAAACGTCCAAAGGCAATTAAATATTCTAGTTTATATGACCAATTTCCCCTTGAATGGTCCAACTTTTTAAGAGATTGTACAGAAGAAGAGCAGAAAGAAGTTTTACGTCTTTTAGCTACGCTCTTAAAAAATGATGATTTTACTTTATTGAATGAGGCATTAGAGTTAGCTTCTTCACATGGTCATCCTAGTGCGGATCAAATCAAGCATTGTTTCTATTCTCTACTAAATCAAGGTACATCTTATGAGGCGATTACTCCTCGTCTTAATGTTCCAACAGTACCTAGCGCAACTCGTGGGCTTTCTCATTACGATGCTTTCTTTCAAGGGGGTACGAGTGAATGA
- the istB gene encoding IS21-like element helper ATPase IstB — protein MNEQIQAYAKRLKLSWIRENFNQIEAETNEEYLLKLFEKEVQNREERKVNLLLSQAQLPKTGSTPFQWEHIQIPQGIERTAVINGDFIKERENLILYGGVGTGKTYLATLLSLNAIHRFGSQVKFYTVAGLVNKLIEANQKNTLPKLMKQIEKLDLLILDELGYIPLNKEGAELLFQVISMCYENRSIVITTNLQFGQWNHVFGDPILTEAVIDRLIHHSHLLVFKGDSFRYKESLLHQ, from the coding sequence ATGAACGAGCAAATACAAGCCTACGCAAAGCGACTAAAGTTAAGTTGGATTAGAGAGAATTTTAATCAAATAGAAGCAGAAACAAATGAAGAGTACCTATTAAAGCTTTTTGAAAAGGAAGTCCAAAATCGAGAAGAAAGAAAAGTTAATTTATTACTAAGTCAAGCTCAGCTACCGAAGACAGGTTCTACTCCTTTCCAATGGGAACATATACAAATTCCACAAGGAATTGAACGTACAGCTGTCATTAATGGTGACTTTATTAAGGAGAGGGAAAACCTTATTTTATACGGTGGTGTCGGTACAGGAAAGACTTATTTGGCAACATTACTATCCTTAAATGCCATACATAGATTTGGCAGCCAGGTAAAGTTCTATACAGTGGCAGGCTTGGTTAATAAACTAATTGAAGCAAACCAGAAAAACACTCTACCAAAGCTGATGAAACAAATCGAAAAGCTAGACCTTTTAATACTTGATGAGCTCGGCTATATTCCGTTAAACAAAGAAGGAGCAGAGCTTTTATTTCAAGTGATTTCTATGTGTTATGAAAACCGAAGTATAGTGATTACAACCAATCTTCAATTCGGTCAATGGAATCATGTTTTTGGCGACCCGATTCTAACAGAAGCTGTCATTGACCGCCTGATTCACCATTCTCATTTACTTGTTTTTAAAGGAGATAGTTTTCGTTATAAAGAGTCTTTATTGCATCAATAA